Proteins encoded by one window of Halobacteriovorax sp. GB3:
- the rpmI gene encoding 50S ribosomal protein L35 encodes MPKMKTRRAVAKRFKAVGNGKLKRKRANLRHILEKKSQKCKKRAGKTDYVHEADLKKVKRCLPYV; translated from the coding sequence ATGCCTAAAATGAAGACGAGAAGAGCTGTTGCGAAGAGATTTAAAGCAGTAGGTAATGGAAAGCTTAAAAGAAAAAGAGCTAACCTAAGACACATTCTTGAAAAGAAAAGCCAAAAGTGTAAGAAAAGAGCAGGTAAAACTGACTACGTACACGAAGCTGATCTTAAAAAAGTAAAGAGATGTCTACCTTACGTTTAA
- the infC gene encoding translation initiation factor IF-3, whose amino-acid sequence MRRWIIRDRRGGKGKKNLGPRVNDQIRIQECRLISDEGEAFGIVSLDEARKIAADKGLDLVEVSPTAKPPVVKVIDYGKYKYDMQKKANEAKKKQAQAQLKEIQFRPNIEEHDLQTKLKRAEKFLEQGDKIKMVMQFRGREMAYRDAGMEKFKGIIAVVEEMGAIVESNPKMMGNRIITILSPSKAPAKK is encoded by the coding sequence ATCCGGAGGTGGATTATTAGAGATAGACGTGGTGGCAAGGGAAAAAAGAACCTTGGTCCAAGAGTAAACGACCAAATTAGAATTCAAGAGTGTAGACTCATTAGTGATGAGGGTGAAGCTTTTGGTATTGTTTCTTTAGATGAAGCAAGAAAAATTGCAGCAGATAAAGGACTTGATTTAGTAGAAGTCTCTCCCACGGCCAAACCGCCTGTTGTTAAGGTTATTGATTACGGTAAGTATAAATATGACATGCAAAAGAAGGCCAATGAGGCCAAGAAAAAGCAAGCTCAGGCGCAATTAAAAGAAATTCAATTCCGTCCAAACATCGAAGAGCACGATCTTCAGACTAAGCTTAAGAGAGCTGAAAAGTTCTTAGAGCAGGGTGATAAAATTAAAATGGTAATGCAGTTTCGTGGTCGTGAAATGGCCTACAGAGATGCAGGAATGGAAAAATTTAAAGGGATTATCGCCGTCGTTGAAGAGATGGGAGCGATCGTTGAATCGAATCCAAAAATGATGGGGAACCGTATTATTACAATCCTTTCACCATCAAAAGCACCGGCGAAAAAGTAA
- a CDS encoding guanosine monophosphate reductase, translating into MELMFNAAGILNRSKGLTFDDVLLIPRHSEISSRRHPSLKTQVTKNHRIDVPIVTANMDTVTGKEMACAMAKLGGMGILHRFMSAEQQVEDIRFIKKFLKENNLNTPVAASIGVKEEGMKRAQMLSEEGVDILTIDIAHGDSVMMLDVLKFVKNKYPHIDVIAGNVATADGVARMIDAGADAVKVGIGPGSMCTTRIITGHGVPQLTAIAMCVDEAQKHGIPVIADGGLKNSGDMVKALCAGASSCMVGSLVAGTLETPGDVKSGKKEYRGMASKAAQVSWRGELPKGMAAEGEDTMIACKGPVGNIIDELTGGIRSGMTYLGVDNIKSMSEAALYMEMSSSGMSESKPHGVR; encoded by the coding sequence ATGGAATTAATGTTTAATGCAGCGGGTATTTTAAACCGCTCTAAAGGTCTAACTTTCGATGATGTTTTATTAATCCCAAGACACAGTGAAATTTCTTCTCGTCGCCACCCGAGTCTAAAAACTCAAGTGACAAAGAACCACAGAATTGATGTGCCAATCGTTACGGCCAACATGGATACTGTTACAGGTAAAGAAATGGCCTGTGCTATGGCAAAACTTGGAGGAATGGGGATTCTTCACCGTTTCATGAGTGCTGAGCAACAAGTTGAAGACATTCGTTTTATTAAAAAATTCCTAAAAGAAAATAACCTCAATACACCTGTAGCTGCTTCTATTGGTGTTAAAGAAGAGGGAATGAAACGCGCTCAAATGTTAAGTGAAGAGGGCGTTGATATTTTAACAATTGATATCGCCCACGGTGATTCAGTTATGATGCTAGATGTTTTAAAATTCGTAAAAAATAAATACCCTCATATTGATGTGATTGCAGGAAATGTCGCCACAGCTGATGGTGTTGCTCGTATGATTGATGCCGGCGCCGATGCGGTTAAAGTTGGAATCGGTCCTGGATCAATGTGTACAACACGTATTATTACCGGACATGGTGTTCCTCAGTTAACGGCAATTGCAATGTGTGTCGATGAGGCGCAAAAGCATGGTATCCCTGTCATTGCCGATGGTGGCCTCAAAAACTCTGGTGATATGGTCAAGGCACTCTGTGCAGGAGCAAGTAGCTGTATGGTTGGATCTTTAGTTGCTGGAACTCTTGAAACACCGGGTGATGTAAAAAGCGGAAAGAAAGAGTATCGTGGAATGGCCTCTAAGGCCGCGCAAGTCTCTTGGCGTGGAGAACTTCCAAAGGGAATGGCCGCTGAGGGTGAGGATACGATGATTGCTTGTAAAGGACCAGTTGGTAATATTATTGATGAACTCACTGGAGGGATTCGCTCTGGAATGACGTACCTTGGTGTGGATAATATTAAATCAATGAGTGAAGCGGCCCTTTATATGGAAATGAGTAGCTCGGGGATGAGTGAAAGTAAACCACACGGAGTTCGTTAG
- the rplT gene encoding 50S ribosomal protein L20 yields MSRVRRGFKARRRRNKVLKLAKGFHFDRRTKYKHTAETVKRALHYSYIGRRLLKRDMRKLWITRISAASKQLGTSYSKFMGTLKAKGCVLNRKMLSEIAARDFDGFKAIMESTK; encoded by the coding sequence ATGTCTAGAGTAAGAAGAGGTTTTAAGGCAAGAAGAAGAAGAAATAAAGTCCTTAAACTTGCAAAAGGTTTTCACTTCGACAGAAGAACGAAATACAAGCACACTGCAGAAACTGTTAAGCGTGCACTACACTACAGCTACATTGGTAGAAGACTACTAAAGAGAGATATGCGTAAGCTTTGGATTACAAGAATCTCAGCTGCGTCTAAGCAACTTGGAACATCATATTCTAAGTTCATGGGAACACTTAAAGCGAAAGGTTGTGTTCTTAATAGAAAAATGCTTTCTGAAATTGCTGCAAGAGACTTTGATGGTTTCAAAGCAATCATGGAATCAACTAAGTAA
- a CDS encoding sigma-70 family RNA polymerase sigma factor, translating into MKNGDYLYFKSEEFLKKLFEREEKAVSKLVKVYTQHLYKAALGMGLSEEKAHDVTHSCWLTFFEILDRFEKRSHIRTFLFGILYHKVSEQRRSNMKFENTDPIEMVVESQFKSDGHWSQDIREPSDELEGKEAMSIIEKCLEHLPDLQKSVFMMKVVQEFDSDEICDALDIKATHLRQLLFRGRNRMKDCVERNMK; encoded by the coding sequence GTGAAAAATGGTGATTATCTCTATTTTAAAAGTGAAGAATTTTTAAAGAAACTCTTTGAAAGAGAGGAGAAGGCCGTATCAAAACTAGTTAAGGTCTATACTCAACATTTGTATAAAGCGGCACTTGGAATGGGACTCAGCGAAGAGAAAGCACATGATGTCACTCATTCTTGCTGGCTTACTTTCTTTGAAATATTAGATCGCTTTGAAAAAAGAAGTCATATTCGTACGTTTCTCTTTGGCATTCTTTATCATAAAGTTTCTGAGCAGCGTCGCTCCAATATGAAGTTTGAAAATACTGATCCTATTGAAATGGTCGTTGAATCTCAATTTAAAAGTGATGGCCATTGGTCCCAGGATATTCGAGAGCCAAGTGATGAGCTTGAAGGAAAGGAGGCCATGAGTATCATTGAGAAATGTCTCGAACACTTACCTGATCTTCAAAAAAGTGTTTTTATGATGAAGGTTGTTCAGGAATTTGATAGTGATGAGATTTGTGATGCTCTTGATATTAAGGCCACTCACCTTAGGCAACTACTCTTTCGCGGTCGAAATCGTATGAAGGATTGTGTCGAAAGAAATATGAAGTAA
- a CDS encoding cation diffusion facilitator family transporter, whose amino-acid sequence MRQASEVKKESQKNRKKAIAKVLIITLVLNLFVAFLKIIVGNHYHFLSLTSSGLESLVDGSTNILALLTISFASAPPDEDHNYGHYKAENLGSLVVAVLLLFSAYQIASQVDLKALVSGNFVSQATFSPWTIVSITISMATSLFVSWYENKEGKKYNSTLLLADASHTFGDFLISGAVLISLILSKFGYHFFDLFVGLLVTGYLVFLALKIVRMNINELLDGAPDIDDSFLLEIEKMDFVYDVHNFRVRGNEHWLHADFHVHLDPALSLVDAHRIGKDVEQRVHRWLREYSQNVDVLIHIEPYEEEESP is encoded by the coding sequence ATGAGGCAAGCTTCTGAGGTTAAAAAAGAAAGTCAAAAAAATCGAAAGAAGGCCATTGCTAAAGTTCTGATTATCACCTTGGTGTTGAATCTCTTTGTGGCCTTCTTGAAAATCATTGTTGGTAATCATTATCATTTTCTTTCTTTGACATCTTCTGGGCTTGAGTCACTCGTTGATGGATCAACAAATATCTTGGCACTACTGACGATTTCATTTGCATCAGCTCCGCCTGATGAAGATCATAATTATGGGCATTATAAAGCTGAGAATTTAGGAAGTTTAGTCGTTGCGGTTCTTCTTCTTTTTTCCGCCTATCAAATTGCTTCTCAAGTTGATTTAAAGGCCCTTGTATCTGGAAACTTTGTTAGCCAAGCAACTTTTAGTCCATGGACAATTGTGAGTATTACCATTTCGATGGCGACGTCACTTTTTGTTTCTTGGTATGAAAACAAAGAAGGGAAAAAGTATAATTCAACGCTACTGCTTGCTGATGCCTCTCATACGTTTGGAGACTTCTTAATTAGTGGGGCCGTTTTAATTTCACTTATTCTCTCTAAGTTTGGATATCATTTCTTTGACCTCTTTGTAGGTCTTTTAGTTACAGGTTATTTAGTTTTTCTTGCCCTAAAAATTGTCCGTATGAATATTAATGAGCTCTTAGATGGAGCACCAGATATTGATGATTCCTTTCTTTTAGAAATTGAGAAAATGGACTTTGTTTACGATGTTCATAATTTTAGAGTTCGGGGCAATGAGCATTGGCTCCATGCTGATTTTCATGTACACCTAGATCCTGCTCTCTCACTTGTTGATGCCCACCGCATTGGTAAAGATGTCGAGCAAAGAGTGCATCGTTGGCTTAGGGAGTATTCTCAAAATGTAGATGTACTCATTCATATCGAGCCCTATGAAGAAGAGGAGAGTCCATGA
- a CDS encoding 1-acyl-sn-glycerol-3-phosphate acyltransferase, which yields MLTKLQKIFLSYPKLKERIDSRDNPKLEQEKALKNLDEIKAEYSKTYIKTFEKMLDATLPNLYDGINFNENGHDFKKLVKENCVVLVPNHQSHADYLAINYIVYKTFGFPLYVAGGINLNIFPIGKLFRKSGCFFIRRSFASDILYKLSLEAYLYCLLIQKKPIEFFFEGGRSRTGKLLPPRFGLYQMLLEAHSHIPENEKAKLLFCPVSINHEYVPETKSLARELKGAKKVKESSGQLLGLLKFLSYQFGNVHITLGSPIEAKKNDDVNLKDTTYELAFNCFRQVGKRMVVTPTALLSLILLDEPAGAMQWNEILSKAKKILEYCALFDVPFTDSLKGEQVEDTLGRAVDILIGNKKINVIGKNKSGHVFYSIKEESRQEMLYFKNTILHHFLVPWTINLAWINLFSGNLNTVEDLKKFFLNQRSQMKHEFYLPTVREFFMQAVQIVSKAIGRKVETIEDLMNLSHKELYAIASFLSPFSRSLSYINEAYYVSALTLKELGETKPEGFKGDDYFNLFKENFNSERDLGKIIKFQESYSQPLMKNSLKYFTQESYAENDKGLYKITNKEELEKKLSHFESDLKEQLKFNLRAD from the coding sequence ATGTTAACAAAGTTACAAAAAATATTTTTAAGTTATCCAAAGCTCAAAGAGAGAATCGATTCACGAGATAATCCAAAACTTGAGCAGGAAAAGGCCTTAAAAAACCTTGATGAAATTAAGGCCGAGTATTCAAAAACTTATATTAAGACATTTGAAAAGATGCTTGATGCCACTCTTCCAAATCTCTATGATGGAATTAATTTTAACGAAAATGGACACGACTTTAAAAAACTTGTGAAAGAAAATTGTGTCGTCCTTGTTCCCAATCATCAGTCTCATGCTGATTATTTGGCCATTAACTACATCGTTTATAAGACCTTTGGTTTTCCGCTCTATGTCGCTGGTGGAATTAATCTTAATATCTTTCCTATTGGAAAGCTTTTTAGAAAGTCGGGCTGTTTCTTTATACGCCGATCTTTTGCAAGTGATATCCTTTATAAGTTATCTTTAGAGGCTTATCTCTACTGCTTACTCATTCAGAAAAAACCAATTGAGTTTTTCTTTGAGGGGGGAAGATCGAGAACAGGAAAATTACTTCCTCCTAGATTTGGCCTTTATCAAATGCTTCTTGAGGCCCATAGTCACATTCCTGAGAATGAAAAAGCTAAGCTTCTTTTTTGCCCTGTGAGTATCAATCACGAATACGTACCAGAGACGAAGTCCCTGGCCCGTGAGTTAAAGGGAGCTAAGAAAGTAAAAGAAAGTTCTGGCCAGCTTTTAGGGCTATTGAAATTTCTTTCTTATCAATTTGGAAATGTTCACATCACTCTTGGAAGCCCAATTGAAGCGAAGAAAAATGATGATGTAAATCTTAAAGACACAACTTATGAACTGGCCTTTAATTGTTTTAGACAAGTCGGTAAGCGCATGGTTGTGACTCCTACAGCTCTTTTATCATTGATACTTTTAGATGAACCCGCAGGGGCCATGCAGTGGAATGAAATTCTTTCTAAAGCAAAGAAGATTCTCGAATACTGCGCCTTGTTTGACGTTCCTTTTACGGACTCTCTCAAAGGTGAGCAGGTTGAAGATACTCTCGGTCGCGCCGTTGATATTTTGATTGGTAATAAAAAAATAAATGTCATTGGTAAAAATAAGAGTGGTCACGTCTTCTATTCAATTAAAGAAGAGTCTCGTCAAGAAATGCTCTATTTTAAAAATACTATTCTTCACCACTTTCTTGTTCCTTGGACGATTAACTTGGCCTGGATCAATCTCTTTAGTGGTAATTTAAATACAGTAGAAGATTTGAAAAAGTTCTTTCTTAATCAGCGTAGCCAGATGAAGCATGAGTTCTATTTACCGACAGTTAGAGAATTCTTTATGCAGGCCGTGCAAATTGTTTCTAAGGCCATTGGTCGAAAGGTTGAGACAATTGAAGACTTAATGAATCTCTCTCATAAAGAACTTTATGCCATTGCTAGTTTTTTAAGTCCATTTTCTCGCTCTCTAAGTTATATTAACGAAGCTTACTATGTGAGTGCCCTAACGCTTAAAGAACTAGGGGAGACAAAACCTGAAGGCTTTAAAGGGGATGACTACTTTAACCTTTTTAAAGAAAACTTTAATAGTGAACGCGATCTTGGAAAAATCATAAAGTTTCAAGAATCCTATAGTCAGCCACTAATGAAAAACTCATTAAAGTATTTCACACAAGAGTCTTATGCTGAAAATGATAAGGGCCTCTATAAGATTACTAATAAAGAAGAGTTGGAAAAAAAGCTTTCTCATTTTGAAAGTGATTTAAAAGAGCAACTTAAGTTTAATCTAAGGGCCGATTAA
- a CDS encoding Na/Pi cotransporter family protein: MEILLALFSALGSFGLFYFGLKTFSESFQVLSGPSIRQIIQGLKRSDRFGALFGGLSISFLVQGESVALFMIVGLVNAGLMALPMAISVIFGANIGATILGWLFSMELSKYSLIIMALGLLCNIIPYSQKFRELAKVLFGLALIFFSLNLLGENLLKLQVSEVLDSDTFILLFSNESYSYFLLSLFVFLIGFFVRQSLLVLALVMAFATSGIIDFFQASLCLVVMSLACSLGDQIFQANGNVIAKRTRKAGTIYALFNFTFSLLFINQIMSLSVWLIPGHPGFHVENGPYPNVAIHLAFFHTFTHLCSALILVPFVRQITSFVSSLHPHKEMKEQTKLEVLTDQAHLIPATALVLGERELQKLKDIVDRMYDRCDEYIKSPTNLPRVLAKIKDYERITDNIHSEISRFILKLMESPLSDEESKRAQVIMESARELESIADYLDKLITSKTRFCENALYEGEIRTNFMAYHQKVKEFYLKTTSGIIEGGFLDELLVKEDMIKLKSEGEKLREDFMLESAKNSASPYTVLAFSDMVTSAKKIRSHSMELLQANIR; the protein is encoded by the coding sequence TTGGAAATTCTCTTGGCCTTATTCTCTGCCCTCGGATCCTTTGGGCTCTTTTACTTTGGTTTAAAAACGTTCAGTGAATCTTTTCAGGTTTTGAGTGGACCTAGTATTCGTCAAATTATTCAAGGTCTAAAAAGATCAGATCGTTTTGGTGCACTCTTTGGAGGACTTTCTATCAGCTTCCTTGTCCAAGGGGAGTCTGTGGCCCTCTTTATGATCGTAGGATTAGTTAATGCGGGGTTAATGGCCTTGCCAATGGCCATCAGTGTTATTTTTGGCGCCAATATCGGGGCGACAATTTTAGGTTGGCTCTTTTCCATGGAGCTTTCAAAGTACTCCCTTATTATTATGGCCTTAGGTCTTTTATGCAATATCATTCCTTACTCTCAAAAGTTTAGGGAGCTAGCAAAAGTTCTCTTTGGACTAGCTCTAATCTTTTTTTCTCTCAATCTTCTAGGGGAGAACCTCTTAAAGCTGCAAGTGAGTGAGGTTTTAGATAGCGATACGTTTATTCTTTTATTTTCAAACGAGAGTTATTCTTATTTTCTATTAAGTCTCTTTGTTTTTCTCATTGGATTTTTTGTTAGGCAGAGCCTCCTTGTCTTGGCCCTTGTTATGGCCTTTGCCACATCGGGAATCATTGACTTTTTTCAGGCCTCGCTATGCCTTGTAGTAATGAGCCTAGCTTGTTCTCTAGGTGATCAGATCTTTCAAGCAAATGGCAATGTCATTGCAAAGAGAACGAGAAAGGCGGGGACGATTTATGCTCTTTTCAACTTCACTTTTTCACTTCTTTTTATTAATCAGATTATGTCTCTATCGGTTTGGCTTATTCCTGGGCATCCCGGTTTTCATGTTGAAAATGGGCCCTACCCGAATGTCGCCATTCATTTGGCCTTCTTCCACACTTTTACTCACTTGTGTTCTGCGCTAATTTTGGTGCCATTTGTTAGGCAAATTACAAGCTTTGTCAGCTCGCTTCACCCTCATAAAGAAATGAAGGAACAAACAAAATTGGAAGTTCTCACTGATCAGGCGCACTTAATTCCCGCAACGGCCCTTGTTCTTGGGGAAAGAGAGTTACAAAAGTTAAAAGATATCGTCGATCGCATGTATGACCGTTGTGATGAATATATTAAGTCTCCCACAAACCTTCCTCGTGTTCTTGCTAAGATAAAGGATTACGAGAGAATCACTGATAATATTCACAGTGAGATTAGTCGCTTTATTTTAAAGCTCATGGAAAGTCCTCTCTCTGATGAAGAGTCCAAGAGAGCTCAAGTCATTATGGAGTCAGCAAGGGAATTAGAGAGTATAGCTGATTACTTAGATAAATTGATCACATCTAAGACGAGGTTTTGTGAAAATGCGCTCTATGAAGGAGAGATACGAACGAACTTCATGGCCTACCACCAGAAAGTGAAAGAGTTCTATCTCAAAACGACTAGTGGCATTATCGAGGGAGGATTTCTCGATGAATTACTTGTTAAGGAAGATATGATCAAACTTAAATCCGAAGGTGAGAAACTTCGTGAGGATTTTATGCTGGAAAGTGCCAAAAACTCTGCATCGCCCTATACGGTTTTGGCGTTCTCGGATATGGTTACTTCTGCCAAGAAGATTCGAAGCCATTCCATGGAGCTCCTACAGGCTAACATTCGCTGA
- the hemC gene encoding hydroxymethylbilane synthase gives MSNSKKHYKIGTRGSLLALTQCTQVKEELEALTGDEFTLEVIKTQGDIIVDRPLWQLEGKDFFTKELDQALVEGSVDLVVHSYKDLGSDRPEEFELAAITKRAYAEDILFIRKDVKEKLHTMDKLIVGTSSPRRIVNIEKSLSKYIPAKKDIAVETKMLRGNVNTRLAKLNDKQYDAIVLAWAGIERLAICDKAKEDLLPLIKDLDFMILPHGDFPPAASQGALAIECKKGRDDNGELLEKLIKMNDKTTISEVQRERSAFTGYGGGCHLAVGVHVKKVGDFYLHTHRGSVDDKVISVSTTEGAFETFEGNKKNVFIGLPKDKMDDDILCDEYISKTLLNVDLSDKNLEDVFATSNYTIPALKTARSYKALFAAGSKTLQQLTKEGFWVNGSSEGLSEDYLNHMRSSALLSLFLGQKRSLTALSNDEATSTEGEVLACYQRETLKVSDQYLERLEKCEVFFWTSFHQYQEFTKLCPSIKKKFHATGLGKTYKKFQEEGIRVRAFATLSEFKEWINK, from the coding sequence TTGTCTAACTCAAAAAAGCACTACAAAATCGGAACACGTGGCAGCCTTCTTGCCCTCACTCAATGTACACAAGTAAAAGAAGAACTCGAGGCCCTAACGGGAGATGAATTCACGCTTGAAGTTATTAAGACTCAAGGAGATATCATTGTCGATCGTCCTCTGTGGCAACTTGAAGGAAAAGACTTCTTTACTAAAGAACTCGACCAGGCCCTTGTTGAAGGTTCTGTTGATCTCGTGGTTCACTCGTATAAAGATCTTGGTTCTGATCGCCCAGAAGAATTTGAACTGGCGGCAATTACTAAGAGGGCCTACGCAGAGGATATTCTCTTCATCAGAAAAGATGTAAAAGAAAAGCTTCACACAATGGACAAACTCATTGTTGGAACCAGTTCACCAAGAAGAATTGTAAATATTGAAAAGTCACTTTCAAAATATATTCCTGCAAAAAAAGACATTGCAGTTGAAACAAAAATGCTAAGAGGAAACGTAAACACTCGTCTAGCAAAGCTAAATGACAAGCAATACGATGCCATTGTACTCGCATGGGCAGGAATCGAAAGACTGGCAATTTGTGATAAAGCAAAAGAAGATCTCTTACCACTAATTAAAGACCTCGACTTTATGATTCTCCCTCACGGAGACTTCCCTCCAGCGGCTTCACAAGGAGCCCTTGCCATCGAATGCAAAAAGGGAAGAGATGATAACGGAGAATTATTAGAGAAACTCATTAAGATGAATGATAAAACAACGATCTCTGAAGTTCAAAGAGAGCGCTCGGCCTTTACTGGCTATGGCGGAGGATGCCACCTTGCCGTAGGTGTTCACGTTAAAAAAGTTGGAGACTTCTATCTTCACACTCACCGTGGAAGTGTTGATGACAAGGTCATTTCTGTTTCAACAACAGAAGGTGCCTTTGAAACTTTTGAAGGAAATAAAAAGAACGTTTTTATCGGTCTGCCAAAAGATAAAATGGATGACGACATTCTTTGCGATGAGTACATTTCAAAGACCCTGTTAAATGTCGATCTAAGTGACAAGAATTTAGAAGATGTCTTTGCCACATCTAATTACACAATCCCTGCCCTTAAAACTGCGAGATCCTATAAGGCCCTCTTTGCAGCAGGCTCTAAAACACTACAACAGTTAACTAAAGAAGGTTTTTGGGTAAATGGTTCATCAGAAGGTCTCTCGGAAGATTATCTTAACCATATGCGCTCTTCAGCACTTCTTTCTTTATTTCTTGGGCAAAAGAGATCCCTTACGGCCCTATCAAACGACGAAGCAACAAGCACTGAAGGAGAGGTTTTAGCCTGTTATCAAAGAGAAACTTTGAAAGTCAGTGACCAGTATCTTGAGCGCCTTGAAAAGTGCGAAGTCTTCTTTTGGACGAGCTTTCATCAATATCAAGAATTCACAAAACTTTGCCCTTCTATTAAGAAGAAGTTTCACGCAACGGGACTTGGCAAAACCTATAAAAAGTTTCAAGAAGAAGGGATAAGAGTAAGAGCATTTGCGACACTCAGTGAATTCAAAGAATGGATTAATAAATAA
- a CDS encoding response regulator transcription factor, whose protein sequence is MQKKILCVEDNSTMRLLVESILKNDYLVQTAEDGREGLLRAKTFKPDLIILDILLPDMSGYEVCSFLQGEDELKNIPIIMLSSNKDVQSKITSYKLGAINYVEKPFDKNEFRAIVSSVLAKSETRGHVLKYGDMTLNLDSQIVMIQTSKVDLTPSEFRLLVAVIKERGAIVERAQLNKLFNESDSEGVDRVVNYHMSLLRKKVKSSNVAIKSVYGKGYRAELA, encoded by the coding sequence ATGCAGAAAAAAATACTTTGTGTGGAAGACAATTCAACAATGCGCCTGTTGGTCGAATCAATTTTAAAAAATGATTACCTCGTTCAGACGGCAGAAGATGGAAGAGAGGGCTTGCTTAGGGCCAAAACTTTTAAGCCTGATCTAATCATCCTGGATATTCTTTTACCAGATATGAGCGGCTATGAAGTTTGCTCTTTCTTGCAAGGTGAAGATGAGTTAAAGAATATCCCAATTATCATGCTCTCTTCAAATAAAGACGTTCAATCTAAAATTACTTCTTATAAGTTGGGGGCGATCAATTACGTTGAAAAACCATTTGATAAAAATGAGTTTAGAGCGATTGTTTCCTCTGTTCTTGCTAAAAGTGAAACTCGCGGACATGTTCTTAAGTATGGTGATATGACTCTTAACTTGGACTCTCAAATTGTCATGATTCAAACGAGTAAAGTTGATCTAACTCCTAGTGAGTTTCGCCTTCTCGTTGCTGTTATTAAAGAGAGAGGAGCAATTGTCGAGCGTGCGCAGTTAAATAAGTTATTCAATGAGAGTGATTCTGAAGGTGTCGATCGCGTTGTTAATTATCATATGAGTCTTTTAAGAAAGAAAGTGAAGAGCTCGAATGTTGCGATTAAGTCAGTTTATGGAAAAGGTTATAGAGCAGAGCTTGCTTAA
- a CDS encoding DUF547 domain-containing protein, producing MKIIFFFGLIYSVASWSFDHSHQKFSNVLEEHVLVKGTQSKVNYSKLVKSSKELESYLNELSSLSEREFKSFTNEQQLAFLINAYNAFTLKLVIDNYPIRSLKDIGTLFKSPWKKTFFTLFGKERHLDEIEHDMIRKNFNEPRIHFALVCASISCPPLSKEAYQADKLNEQLDQRTYDFINDKKRNRLSIKKKRLYLSKIFQWYEQDFLKDGGSIQGFIRTYIDDTFEREALDREDFRVRFERYDWSLNDLEEN from the coding sequence ATGAAAATTATCTTCTTTTTTGGACTCATTTATTCAGTAGCTTCGTGGTCATTTGACCATTCCCACCAAAAATTCTCAAATGTCCTTGAAGAACATGTCCTTGTAAAAGGTACCCAATCCAAAGTGAATTATTCCAAGCTTGTGAAATCGTCTAAGGAACTTGAATCTTATTTAAACGAACTATCATCACTAAGTGAGCGAGAGTTTAAAAGTTTTACAAATGAGCAACAGCTTGCCTTCTTAATCAATGCCTACAATGCTTTTACGCTAAAGCTTGTTATCGACAACTATCCGATTCGAAGCTTAAAAGACATAGGAACCCTATTTAAGTCGCCCTGGAAAAAAACATTCTTTACTCTTTTTGGTAAAGAGAGACATCTCGATGAAATTGAACACGATATGATTCGAAAAAATTTTAATGAACCTCGAATACATTTTGCACTCGTCTGCGCTTCTATTAGCTGTCCACCACTTTCCAAAGAAGCCTACCAAGCAGACAAACTCAACGAACAACTTGATCAGCGGACATATGATTTTATCAATGATAAAAAGAGAAACCGCTTGAGTATAAAGAAAAAAAGACTCTATCTCTCAAAAATTTTTCAGTGGTATGAACAAGATTTTTTAAAAGATGGCGGCTCTATACAAGGCTTCATTAGAACATATATCGATGATACATTTGAAAGAGAAGCCCTTGATCGCGAAGACTTTAGGGTACGCTTTGAAAGATATGACTGGAGCCTCAATGATCTTGAAGAAAATTAA